A segment of the Vibrio sp. YMD68 genome:
CCCATTGTTTTTGCGTTGCTGGGTTGACAGCTTTGTTGAGCACTAACGCCCCCTCAGCCAACTCTAATGAGTCAAAATCTTCGTCAAAAAGTTCTCGCATTAACGATTGCCTGTACCTGTTTTTATTGGGGTATGAATGGGCAGTGTTCCCATCCGTTTAACTCTGTATGATCGCTTTCAATCTATTGCTTTACCACTCCCTAGGATGTCAAGCATAACCATGATGCTTACATAAACATCGAGGTTTTAGTGATCGCGACTTTTGCTGCCATGACTAACCAACCTAAAGCACCAAAGAATGAAAAGGTTTTTAGCCATTTGTTTTTGCCTAGTTTTAAAGCAAAAAATCCCAGCGCAATATAGGCAAGAACACAGGTAATTTTTTCCGTTAACCAAGCACCTTCTGGTGTAAAAGGAACAAAGCCAGTAACAAACATCAAACCAAAGCCAGAAAGGAGCAATAGCGTGTCATTAACATGAGGGAATATTTTTAAAACCGGGTTATTAACGAGTTTTGAATCTGCCATCATTAGGGCAAAACGTACTGACAGTAACGTTGCGCTTAGCGCGATAGTCAGCATGTGAAAATGTTTAATTCCTTCGTACATTTACAGCTCTCTTATTGGTTTGTCTTCCATTGACCGAGAGTAACTCGATCGTTATTTCCATAATCTTTTTCTGTGACAACATACTGGTAACCCAACGCTATCAAAATATCTCTTACCTGAGCACCTTGTTCAAACCCATGTTCAAACATCAGCCATCCGCCTTCTTCAAGAAAACCGATAGCCTGCTCCGATATCGTTCGAATATCGGCTAAACCATTTTCTTGCGCCACTAACGCACTCA
Coding sequences within it:
- a CDS encoding SirB2 family protein, whose product is MYEGIKHFHMLTIALSATLLSVRFALMMADSKLVNNPVLKIFPHVNDTLLLLSGFGLMFVTGFVPFTPEGAWLTEKITCVLAYIALGFFALKLGKNKWLKTFSFFGALGWLVMAAKVAITKTSMFM